The following coding sequences lie in one Syngnathoides biaculeatus isolate LvHL_M chromosome 16, ASM1980259v1, whole genome shotgun sequence genomic window:
- the si:ch211-76l23.4 gene encoding uncharacterized protein si:ch211-76l23.4 yields the protein MPLTQTTQWASKLVDRLNRSLCVVLTLSLKKGVFFLSFLLYLSLSAAWCLRESRRLTRDLQVTHLCSRVFVQVVVWTMAQKVTLAVLVLLAIASATVTAQRRRAQAQTQTANTDEWNYRDGSDRVSMRGVANLTQILDNWRFDILNQMKGLLQNDHQSLLPDYARIQPLSEALGDLYKEFNSLKAHLGELTEKFTVLETFMDEVKAGRGATQTQTQASAPVPRQTGRRVVKKKTTSAATTS from the exons ATGCCTCTAACCCAAACCACTCAGTGGGCCTCTAAACTGGTGGACAGACTCAACCGCAGTCTTTGTGTGGTTTTGACATTAAGTCTGAAGAAGGGtgtgttctttctttctttccttctttatctTTCACTGAGCGCTGCCTGGTGTCTAAGAGAAAGCCGACGACTGACGAGAGACCTTCAGGTGACGCACTTGTGCAGCAG GGTGTTTGTGCAGGTCGTAGTGTGGACCATGGCCCAAAAGGTGACCTTGGCGGTGCTGGTCTTGTTGGCCATTGCATCGGCAACCGTGACGGCGCAGCGGCGACGCGCGCAGGCTCAGACGCAGACGGCCAACACGGATGAATGGAACTACCGGGATGGCT CTGACAGGGTCAGCATGAGAGGGGTGGCCAACCTGACTCAGATCTTGGACAACTGGCGCTTCGACATACTCAACCAGATGAAAGGACTCCTGCAGAATGACCACCAGTCTCTGCTACCTGACTACGCCAG GATCCAGCCTCTATCTGAGGCTCTGGGGGATCTCTACAAGGAGTTTAACTCCCTGAAAGCTCATCTGGGTGAGCTGACGGAGAAGTTCACTGTCCTGGAGACCTTCATGGATGAGGTGAAAGCCGGCCGGGGAGCCACCCAGACCCAGACCCAGGCCTCAGCGCCCGTTCCCAGGCAAACGGGTAGGCGTGTGGTAAAAAAGAAGACCACCTCTGCAGCCACCACCTCCTAA